Genomic segment of Tursiops truncatus isolate mTurTru1 chromosome 5, mTurTru1.mat.Y, whole genome shotgun sequence:
TCCCCCTAGTAAGATGGACTTCCTTAGAAATCTGAGGGACTGTGTGCTTGgtatgttttaaatgttaaatttaaaattttatttcagaggATTGAAGCCCTGTTGTTTATTTTCCTACGCTCTGCTAGCTGTGTGCTTTGGTGGAGGAGATCCTTACTAAGCAGAGAAGTGTGGCTTAGCTTTCCGGGTCTTTGCTCAAATCCTGCAGCTATGCGCCTGACACACGTAAACGTGTTGGCTTCTGTCCCGGAAGGGGACCGTGGACACTTGGAAGCAGCAGCAAGGACACACGACCGGCAAGCGCTGGCCCTGTGACTCGCCGCCGGACCCTCCGTTCCTCGCTTGAGGGGAAAAGTTGAATGACTGAGGTATTCTTATAAAcgagggggaaaaaagtaaccTTCCACTAGCTTTGCTTCTAAGAGGTACTTCTAGGATTAAAGGTCAATACTACGTAAGAAAGGTGGGTAGTCGATTTGAAAGGTGTAGGTGATAGTCCCATAATTAAAATTCCAATTTATACCATTTCAAGAAATTTCCCcccctttttataaatttatttatttttggatgcgttgtgtcttcgttgctgcgcacgggctttctctagttgtggcgagcgggggctgctcttcattgtggtgcgcggccttctcattgcggtggcttctcctgttgtggagctcaggctctaggcgcgccggcttcagtagttgtggcgcatgggctcagtagttgtggcgcacgggtttagttggtacacggcacgtgggatcttcctggtcccctacattggcaggcggattcttaaccactgcgccaccagggaagcccgtccccCTTTTCTTTTAAGCTGCTTTAAATAACTTGGTCAAGAGCATAGCCCAGAACTAAAGGCAACAGTACAGCATATTGAGAAACAGCCGAAAGTTACGCCTGCTCTTTACACCGTGGCTGTGAGCACAGCCTTTCGCCTCCCTggactcatctgtaaaatgagggtgaaTAAAGAAGTAATTTTCAAACTAATTTCTTGGAACGTGTGCAGTCCCATCCCATCCCTTTTCACCTAGAGCTGCACCTGCAAAAAGGTGCTAAACCTAGAGATGGTCTCGCTTAAAGGTGATCAGCTATTTGTTTACTGTTTCACTCATCCACAATCACCGCTAAcaggaaaacatttaattttgtacACACTGACACTGGCAATTAAAGACCCGTGGGCTGCACTCTCGTCGAGTTCCTGGGTTTGCGCAGTCGTGGCCTGGATTCGTAGCACGTGTAGGTGACAGAGGCAGCGCTGTCTACTCACCATCGGTTCTCCCGGCCTGGCTCCACGAGAGCTCTGGCTGTTCTGCTTCTTTCAGGGAAGGAGAGTGGCGTAAAGGGGTTTCTGCTTAAGTGCAATCTATTTTAACTCCCCACAGTCTGGAGGAAAAAGACTGGCGTGACACGGAAGTGCCGCACTAAGACGTCACGGGCTGTCCCCCATCCTGATTTTGAAGGCTGGCTCATACCATCTACGAGACTGAAAAGCTAAGGCTCCAGGGGCAGGCGGTAAAAAGCAAGCAGTGACACTATTTGGTTCTCAACCTGTTTAATATGTAAAAGGGAAATAAGAACAGTAGGCAGAGTTTCGGTTTTAATACATTCTCGGAATGTTGGCCACCCAGAGCATCATTCTGAATAGCTGATTATCTTTTGTGACTCAAAGAGTTTAAATTCTGAAAAGACCTAATTAACTCCATGGGATTATGGTGACTAATTtatcatgagaattaaatatagaaatttaaaGGCTCCGAGCTGACAGCAGGGTCAGGGCTGTGTGGCAGTAACAGCTGGAGTTGATGGGATAAGAGGCAACCAATCACAAAATTACATTCCCTTGCAACGAAGCGCTAATACTCTAACATAAATTATACATTCATTATGGTGTTCGTTTCAAAACAGTCAAGCCTAGATAAATTCTTCATACCATCAAAGAGATACACATACTGAAAACCTGCTTAAACACAAAAGTTTTTCACTTGACAGCTCTCAGCCAGGGCCACGCACATTTACAGGGAGCTTTTGCTTCTCAAGCTTAATGAAAGTCTGGcaatcattttatataaaaataagactaaAGTTAAAACCTCATCAAACTAGGAATCTGATGTAGAAAATCAATGACATCAGAGTAGCTAAagccagtagttctcaaacttcagcctGCATCCCGGTCACCTGGAAGGCCAGTAAGAACACAGCTCCACGGGCCCCACCCCTAGAGTTTCTGAGGACTGGGGCGGGGCCTGAGTACCTGAATTTCTAGCAGGTTCCCAGGGGGTGCTGATGCTGCCAGTCCAGGAACCCCAGGTGAGAACCACTGGCTGAACACCTGCGGGAACGCAGCACTGCCTCCGTCTCTGCTCGGTGGCGGACGGGACCCGCTCTCCGCCAGCCGTCGTCCTGCGGGGCACCGGGAGCAACAGCACGGCCCGCCACCGCGTGCTCACAGAGACGCCCTGGACTCCTCGCTAGGCCACAGGGAGCGCTTCTCTGCCAGCGTGCCGTGCAGTTTACAACTAAAGCCATATACAGTGTATCTGAAGGGCTTACTTAATGCTGAAAATTTCACCCCTAGAGGACAGAAGAacgtaaaaagaaaggaaaaggcacCGTAATTAAGTCGTTCTTGGAAATGAtgaggttttcttcctttttctttcaaatgactTCACTTTAATGTAACTTCAAGCCCAAACACTCCGGGAGGTAAACAGTCTTGGTAGCTatgagggaggagaggcaggacgCGCCCCAGGAGGAAATGACTGCTGGGCTCTGGCCACTCCACCAACTCTAAAGCAGGGCCTTGGACACAGGAGCCCTGAGCAGCGGGAAGACGAGGGACTCCTCAGGTTCCGGAAGGAAGGTACCGTCCAGGTCCATGAAAGAGCGCCCCTGGGAGCATCTCTAAACAGGGCCAGGCAGAAGCCACCTCTGAGTGTGGTTCAAGACGGTGACCCAGAGAAGCGGTGCCCAGGCCTCGCCCTCGCCAAGCTGAGCGCCTGACACCACCCCAAGTAAGATGCAGGGCCAGAGTCGCAGCGAAAGAGGTACCTGCAACCGGGGTGAAAACCCTGGGGGGAGCTAACGCCAGAACCCAGAGAACTCTCAACCCTGAACCTTCTAAAACGAGTTCTTCCAAGTAAAACGCATGCAAGTTCTCAGAGCAGCAAAAAGCAGCCCCAGCATTCTGGCAGTCCGTACTGGGCCCGGTGCCCCCGAGACCCAAGGGAGCCTGCCAAGGGCCGCTGCTCCTCCCACGGTGACCCCCTCACCCCCGGGAACAAGCCGGGGCGGTCGGATTCGGGAGCTACGGACGCTCCATTTGGCCAACTTGTTCCACACCACATTCCTCCTCTCCAGTCCCTACGGACGCCCTGTCCTGTCCTCCCCCGGCCTCTCTTCCACCTGCCCTGCCCGGCCCCCATCTAAAGTGCCACGTGCCGGGCTGTGCCGGGGTGTCAGGTCACAGGGCAGAGCTGGCAGCCCGGCAGGGCAAGGCGTCCCTCTGCCCACAGCACAACAGTCACGTACCAAAGGGAAGAAACTCACAAAGGGAAATTACCCAATCTCGTAATTCTCCAAACTGAACACTTAAAGGCAAATCGTCATCTTAAAGTATTACTTTCAGGACTAAGGTAAAATAGATACTTGTCTCCCTCATGATCTGATCTAAGTGTTACTATTGCTTCTGAAGAGGACCATAAAAAGAATTTATATCCCCCAAAGAGAactcaatttgtttaaaaaagagcAACGGGAAAAAAAGCGTTTCCTcgcccctcccctacccccccccaccccccgggtcATTTTGGCTCACAAGCTTTTCAGCATCACTCCAGGTCTCACAGGGACTCGCCTTCAGGAAGCATCCCTGGAAATCCAACCACTCTCCGTGAGGAAGTTTAAAATCCTTTTCTTCAGGACCTTGTCCAGGTAGCTGGGCAGGCGGCTTTTGGAGGGGATGCCCTGCCGCTTCTGGAGGTGGTCCTTGATGATGATGGTCTTGACGGTCACGTAGCGAGCGGGGCTCAGGTTCACGGAGCTACAGAGCACCTTCTCGCGGTCCGACAGCAGCTCGAAGCCGGGCAGGTTCTCGATGGCGGCGAATTCGCTGTCCTTGCCGTCCTCCTTCCCCCGCTTGGAGCCGGCCGTGTTCTTGTTCTCCTTCCGCTTCTCCCGCTTGTGCCGGGCCGCCTCGTACTCGGCCGATTCCTCCATCTTGGTGATGCCGTTGCGCCGGTACCGCTGCAGCTCCCGGATCTTGGCGCGCAGCATCTTCTCCTTGTGCATGTTTTCAAAGAGGTCGTCGAACTCCTTGCAGGACATGAACTGGTAGAGCGGCCGCAGCTTCAGCCGCAGCTCCTTCTCCTCCTTGGTGACCTTGCGCTTGGCcgtcttctccttctccttcttgtcCTTGCCCAGGAAGGCGGGCACCAGGTTGTAGTCGCGCGCGATGTTCTTGCGCCGCTGCCGCTCCTTGAGCTTCCGCACGTACATGTCCACGTGCGCGCGCTTCAGCTCGATCTCCACGTCGTCGTCGTCGTAGTTGACCGAGAGCCCGCTGATGAGCGTCTCGGCGTCCTGGTCGTACTCGATCTCGTAGTCGTCCCGCAGTGGCATGTAGCCCAGCTGCTGCTGCTCGGCCACCGAGATGTCTAGGGGAGGCAAGGGGGTGGTGAGGCTGGGAGACAGGGGGCCTCCACTGGGGCAGGTGTGGTCTGTCACCCGATTGGGGATGGTGTCGGGGATGCAGGCTTTCCCCAGGTTTCCGTGGATGTACATGCTTACATAATGCTCCATCACTTCCTGGGGAGTCCGGGAAGCGCCAACGTGAGCAGCCATATCCTCCTACAAGGGCAAAGGTCAGAGGTCATTTCCAAAGTCAGAGTGTCAGACTCAGCGTTCGCGCGATTCCCTTAACGCTTTCACAAAGGTTCACCTGAACTACTTCCTATGGCATCATTATGGTCCCCCCGCACCGGAGACACTCCTCCTGCACGTTCTCTTGGGCTGGGCTGATCGCGTGGAAGTCAGCGCTAGAGGGAACTTCGAGGATTCCGCCCGCGAGAAAGTGAGGACCCAGAGAGGCACCAACGTGCACGGGGTCACGGTGCAAGCTGGCGGCAGAgtggggctggaacccatgtctgAGACCCCGACTCTCCTCCGGGCTCCCTAAGAGGGCGAGCAGAGGCCCCTGGCACGGGCCGATCTGCCCGCCGCGCGCCCCGCACTCGGGGCGGCTGTCTGGCTGAGGGGCTCACAGGACGCGGGCGCACAGCCAGAGCTCTGGGGCGCCCGCCTCATCCCAGCCCACCTCTCCATTCCCACACCGGACAACAGACGCACCCGGGTCTCCAGCGCGCTGCCCGCCTCCCAACAGAAAGGGCCGAGGCCCGGTCTTTGACACCCCGGCCCCGAGGGTCCGCCTGTCCCTTTCCTAGGGGGCGGTCGGGTTGAGTGGGAAAGAGCCTTTCAAAGGGGAAGGCGAGCCATCACTTCTGACAGCCCCCGTGGTCTGGCAGCTGGAAACGCCCAGGCTGCAAGCAGGCGTTCATTCCTACAGAAGGTAACTGCCCGCGAACACAGGGTTATTAATGGGAGGAAATCGTACAACTCCCTCAATCTTTTCCTTCTGCCAAGAGGCCTCTTCCTCAAAGTCAACCGCTAAAGCCACTTCAGAAAGTAACTGCCCAGAATGCGCACTCATTCACCGGCAGCCACTCAGCACCCCGCCGGCCTCGCTCACCCCGCGCTCTGCCCTCCCGGCTCTGGCAGCCGCCGGGGCGTCGCACAGGCTGCCTTCCGCCCCAGAAActcgcgccccccgccccccgagaTCGGGATGCTCCCTGCACCCCGAAAGGCCAAACTGGAACCCAAGAAAACAGCCGGCCCCCTCGGGCTGACGCTGCTGACAAACTGGGCACggaggggaggggacgggaggggaggGAAGCATTAGGAAGGATCCCTGGTACAGTGACCAGACCCAGCGGCCCTCCCGGAGGTGCCGCGCAGAGGGCGGGGCTGAAAGGCACCGGAACAAAGAAGGCTGGACCAGGACCTAACTGCAAGGCCTCTTTCTGAGCACCATGCAGGGAAAAGGGAGGACCAGAGCTAAAGCTAGACTCTGTCCCATGGAGAAACTACatgctttcttctttaaaaatcactcttAGCGGGTTTCTTCcttggtggaacagtggttgggaatccgcctgccagtgcagcggacatgggttcgagccctagtccgggaagatcctacatgccgcggagcaactaggcccgtgcgccacaactactgagcctgcgctctagagcccgtgctccgcaacaagagaagccactgcaatgagaagcctgcacacggcaacaaagagtagcccccgcttgccgcaactagagaaagcccgtgcgcagcaacgaagacccaacacagccaaaaataaataaaataaaataaatttattaaaaaaaaaagacactcaaAAAAATCACTCACTCTTAGCATCAACTCTGTCATTATCCTTCCCCAGGAAGCATTTCgtccaaaaaacaacaaaacaaaagcaagtcACAACCATTCCCAACAGCTACTGTCACTGACGCAGGCTGGCCCCGCCCTCCTCGGAGCCTTGAGTCCCACAGTAAAGGAGCAAGAGCCCCCCTCAGCGGCCGGCGAGGCTCTCGTGGACGGTAACGgtcttcctccaccccaccctgggGCCCGGGAGCCCCTGGGACACGCTGGGAAGACATTGTCCCTGACCCACGCCCTTTCGGGAGCATGTCACCCTGGTGAGCGTGTCGGGAGCGGGACTGCCCGCCTGCGCCTGGTCTGAGCTGCCAGCTCGGGGAGCCGTGCCCCTCAGCCTCTCCCCCTCACCGCAGCTTCCACCCAGGCTGCGTGCGTAGGAACTTGGGCCCCAGATCTGGGCCCCGTCCCTGGTGCGGTGCAGACCTGCTGTGAGAGCTCTGCCCTCCAGCAAGTCCGCTGTCCACCCTGAACCCCAGCGACCTGCCTCCCAGAAAGCATCAGATGCTCAGAGCACCACACTGAGGGTAAAATTTAAACCCTGAGAAACAGAAGGATTCTCAGCAGTAAAGCTGCATCTGACCAAACCAAGGTATTTTTATTGATCTGAGGTTCTCTCCATCAATCCCGACACTCTGGGAACAGAGAGCAGAGGCTGTGGAGGCAGCAAGGAAGCCTGGGGGCCGCAGGCCAGGGATGCACGGCGCGTCCTCCCGGCGAGGGCTCCCGGGGCCTCACCCGCGTTCGCTCCCACATGGGGCAGCTGAAAACGCATGCAGCAGAAGGATGTGTTCACGCTGCTGCCCTCGTGCCCTCGTGCCAAAACGGCTGGGAGACAGAAAGCTCTCCGCCTGTGGTGCATCAGACACCTTCTAAGGACACACGACTCCAGCCCCGTCCCCCGGGGCATCGGGTGGGGTTGGCAGTGGGCCACTTCACTGCACACCTTCTCACGACTTAGCGTTTTCAAGTTATGAACGTactgcccatttttaaaactaAGGAAAAGTCCCAAGCAGAGGGAAGCATCAGGAAAGGGGACCCTGAGCGGCTCTGTTCACCACTGTGAGGCCAGGGCCCGGCAGCCAACCCCAAACTACAGACGCCCCACAAGCACCGGGCCAGCACTCCCCACAGGCGTCCCGGGCCCAGAGACACGGAAGGAAGTGTGCAGACCCAGAGAGGACGAGACGTGGCAGCTACCTCAACGGGGGTGCTGGTGGGACCCCGGGCCTGTCTGTGCGTAGGCTAATGGCTCTGGGCCAATGCTGGCTTCCTGCACGGGGCAGATGCACGATGCTCACACTTCGCGAGGGATTCTGTGTGCtggtttttcacttcttttgagTAAAACTacaagtattttttaagtaaagttaAATTCTGCCTCAATTCTCTGTTTACACAGGTCTAAGATTTTCATCCAAAATGTGTAAAGGAAAAACATACAGAGCCCTTAAAAGACAcggctcttgggcttccctggtggcgcagtggttgagagtccgcctgccgatgcaggggacatgggttcgtgccccggtctgggaggatcccacgtgccgcggggtggctggacccgtgagccgtggccgctgcgcctgcgcgtccagagcctgtgctccgcaacgggaggggccgcagcagtgagaggcccgcgtaccgccaaaaaaaaaaaaaaaaagacacggcTCTTGTGTTCCAGGGGGCGACACCCCAACGCTTCCGTGGCTGCACGCCTCGCTCTGCAAATCTGCAGACACTCCCGCGCTGCGTGGAGGCCAGGCAGTTTCCGGCCTCGCCAGGCAAGAGGGCCACACAGCTGCGGGCCCTGCGCTGACACCTCAGTTATCCAGCTCCTCTTCAGGTAACAAAGGGGGTCTCTGGCTCCAGACGGACCCGGGTGAGGGGTTATTTATGAAGCCACAGATCAGTGGGGCGCTGTGGGGCTAGCGCCCTGTCACTAGGAGCCCAGGAACCCCCACCAGCAATCAGGCCAGCCACTGCCAGGAGACACTGGCCGCCAGCTGCTGCTGAAGAGAATCGCCCCCCCAGGGGCCACCACGTGGGCTTAACGAGCACTGAGAAAGGCCCGGGAAAGCGCGCAAGACCCTTGTTTCCAAGGACCCTCAAGCAGGGAGGGTCATAACGGAACAGTCTAAGTGACAGCGATGACCCAGCTCTGATTCTAAAAGGAGTCCACAGAAGGCAGACAGGTTCAGGGAAGCGAAACCATAGAAAGATGATGGTTAAAAACAGCAACGGCACTCCTGCCACAGGCCCAGCACCCTGCTCGTCACCCCCTTCAAGCTTCACGTGTCAGTGGTCACACAAGGCCAGCCCACACACGTGAGAGAAGTGTCCCATCACCAAGTGACAGCGTCCCATGTGACAGCAGGGGGGTGAATGGGAGGGAAGTTCTTTCCCTCACACGTTCAAGGTCAAAGTTGTTGCTTAATccggatggatggatagacggaTAGATGGAcagaagatggatggatggaaggacagATGAACAGAAgcatggatggacagacagacggCTGGGCAGGCAGGAGCAACAAAAGTGAGTTTGGGGGAAAGAGATTTGAAGAGAAAGTTCACTTCAAGTACAACTAGAACTAAACAAGGAACACAACTGTATCCTGCGGTTGGTTCCGCTCCCACTGCAGCACGCAGTAACACACCGCAAGTAGCCCGAAGTCTAACGCTAAACgcttagaaaaaaagagactCCCATCTTTGCAAAAAGGTAAGGAGAGTTAGGGATGCTGCTTCCTTAAGTCCTccgaaaaataaaggaaaacgtGTCTCTCAGACACTGAACTGGGCCCGTGAAGTCTACTTTCCAAGGTCACTAGACCCAGGCCAGGATGCGGCCTctccaggagaggaaggaggcccCAGTGGGCAACAGCTCCACCGGGCTCTCTGGCTGCTCTGCACGCCCTCCGGCCTTTCCAGGCGCACGCATGCCAGCCTCCAGCACCTGagcagggaaagggagaaagaaccGTCCAGAGAGCCGCCAGCACTGCGGGCCAGCCCGCTCCCGCCAGTGGCGCCGCCTCGGGGTCTCTGCCCTCCGTGCTGGCCGCTCTCACCAGAGGCAGCCTCGGCCCCTCCTGACCTGAAGGTCTGCTCGCCGGGCTGCCGTGCCGACATCCTCCAGACAAGTGCAGACCATCCTCCACGTGCGCAGGCTGGGGCCAGGCCTCGCGACCCACTCCTGGCTCCACCCCTTCACTGCTCAGCAACTCAGACGagtcacttctctgtgcctcagtctccctgtCTGAATTACGGAGGTAATGCTACCACCCCCTTCACAGCACAGAAGAGGGAGTTAATGAGGTGATGCACGCACAGTGCTTGGCCCAGTGCCGGGCACAGCGTGCCCCCAGGGATGTTGGCTATTGTTACTACTGCGAAGCTGTCAGCGTCACTTCCACAACCTGTGTTTATTCTCAAGACCCAGATCATCTCCTCCAGGGAGGCTTTGACGATCCCCAGAACTAGGGTCAGATTCTGGCTCAATTACTCACTAGCGTGGGGTCCTTATCCTCTCAACTTCTGCTGCTTGATCTGTAATTCCTCCTCTTAAAGGGTTTGGTCaggataaaacaaaaatcatcatGAATAGCGTACGACCCTTTACATCTGTCACCTCGTTTCATCCTCCTAGCAGTTCCCACGAGGTACCATGACTTTTACGGACTGGGAGAATAACCCTAGGTGAAGCTACCCCCAGGGCACCGGCCAGCACTCGCCCACCCGGTGGCGCAGGGCACAGCAAGAGCAGGCCATGCAGTCAACTGCTTTCTGAGACGTTCAAAAGGCAGCGCAAGGCCCCGCCGCCGGGCTCCAGCTCTCCCTTCCAGACGGACCACATCACAGAAGTGCGGCCGcggctccctctctcccctccggGATGTGTGAGGGCACTGCATGACCTACTTCTTCCCGGGCAGAGAATTCAGTCCAATCTCTGTGCACAAACCAGTGCCTTTAACAGAACGACTATCTTTAGCGTCACAGAGCATCCTTCCTGTGCAGGCTGGCGGTTCTGCTCTAGAGCGTCCTAGAGAGCGCACATCCTTTCTCGGCGGCAGCGTCTGCCTTTGCTCCGGAGGCTCAGGGGCCAGGCCCGGGGCGGACGTGCGCTGCATCTCCCCAGAGAGGCCCCGCTCcagcttcctttctctttaagGGAAGAAGCCTCAAGGGGACAGAAGCAACCCGGCAGTCCCGGGGGCTGGCTTCGGACCCGGACCCGGACCTGCAGCCCCGCCTGGACCTCCGCGCCCCCGCGTGCATGTGTGCCCTTCTCCTCGGACCGGCTGCGAGGACCCCGGGCCAGGCCAGCCCCCTGCGCGCTCACACAGGGCCCTGGACGCGGCCATTGCCTCCTCCAGCCCCGGCCGGTCACCTTTCACACTGAAGAGAACAGCCCGCCTGCCTCTGGGGGCTGGAAGGACGCCCTGGGCCACCCATCCCGCATCGTAGGCCCCAGACCTTCCCCTGCCTTCCAGCCCGACCCCTCCTCCGGGATGCGCTGCTGTCCAGGTCAGGGCCGCCTCCGACCGCAGAGGTCGGTGACTAACACGGGTCTCTCGTCTGTGCTTCCAGGTCATCAGCCATTCCACGGGCCCTGTTTCCCGGGGCCACTAATCCTGTCTGCTAGGTTTTTTAGCTGGAAAGTTCTGTAAGCCTCCCCCCAGTTCCAGGTTCCCTGTCTGCCTCCCTAAACTCACTCAGGATTCACCAGCTCACACAGGGGACTGGCCCTCAAGGGGACTAAAGCCTCTCGGGTCAAATCAGGCCACCTGTGAAATAGCCTGATAAAGCTGTGTGCCCCACTGCAAAAACAGAGCACGGCAGGTCCTCAAAAAGACTACACAGATCGAGCAATTCCATCTCCTGGTATCTACCCAAAATAAGGACTCCAAAAGATAACTGCACACCTACATTCACTGCAGCATCATTCCCAACAgccaaaagtggaagcaacccaagtgcccatcgaGGAAGACTGGATAAGCAAAAGGTGGTCGGTCCACATAATGGAGTATTATTCTGCCTTAAGGAGGAAGGACGTCCTGACACCTGCTGCAACCCTGACGAACCTGGGgaacattatcctaagtgaaacaagccagtcacaaaagcaCAAACATTATTACGTGAACCCACTTACGTGAGGTCCCCAGAACAGGCAAACCCACAGGGACACAAAGTAGAATAGCAACTacgaggggctgggggaggtggagaCGGGGGACGGAGTTTCTGTCTGTGAAGATGTTCTGGGgacgatggtggtgatggctgcccAACGTGGACGTACTAATGCCTCCGAACTGGACACTTACAACAGGTTAAAATGGCAACGTTTACATTATGTATgtttcaccacaataaaaatatatactttttttaaaataatagaagtttTAGAAGTCACAGGCCGTGCTCCACATCAGTGGTGTTTAAGGAGGGCCCCTGGGCCAGCGGCAGCTTCACCGGTGAAGTGgtgagaaatgcagattctcacaCCAAGACTCAGACCTGTGACTTCAGAAcccggagggggaggggggcaggaccCGCGTTTAACAAGCCGACCAGGCGCTCTCAGTCACACTGCTCTGCATAACCGTGCCCATCCTGGCTGGTTTCTCCATCCAGGCTCTTCCCCCCGCCGCCTCCTCGCCATCTGCAATGGCGACTGAGAACCCCGCCG
This window contains:
- the TADA2B gene encoding transcriptional adapter 2-beta, with product MAELGKKYCVYCLAEVSPLRFRCTECQDIELCPECFSAGAEIGHHRRYHGYQLVDGGRFTLWGPEAEGGWTSREEQLLLDAIEQFGFGNWEDMAAHVGASRTPQEVMEHYVSMYIHGNLGKACIPDTIPNRVTDHTCPSGGPLSPSLTTPLPPLDISVAEQQQLGYMPLRDDYEIEYDQDAETLISGLSVNYDDDDVEIELKRAHVDMYVRKLKERQRRKNIARDYNLVPAFLGKDKKEKEKTAKRKVTKEEKELRLKLRPLYQFMSCKEFDDLFENMHKEKMLRAKIRELQRYRRNGITKMEESAEYEAARHKREKRKENKNTAGSKRGKEDGKDSEFAAIENLPGFELLSDREKVLCSSVNLSPARYVTVKTIIIKDHLQKRQGIPSKSRLPSYLDKVLKKRILNFLTESGWISRDAS